A portion of the Algisphaera agarilytica genome contains these proteins:
- a CDS encoding ABC transporter ATP-binding protein → MSELGRDILIHTADMRVDYGDTTAVHGLNLDIAAGEVYGLIGPNGAGKTSTIKVLATLLEPTYGEVFIGGHDTATHAAEARAVLGYMPDLAPVWEDLKVWEFLDVFARAYAVSHADRRRRVDEVLDVVSLESKRHAMSGSLSRGMTQRLVLAKTLLHKPRVLLLDEPASGLDPIARIEMRDLLKRLAAEGRTVLVSSHILTELSDFCSSIGIMEKGRMVVNGPIDELVAARQTHRRFVVELLEPAIQYEGPLAELDGVAAVASSGDNLDLDFAGDDREASQLLAGLVAKGLPVKGFYEKKRGVEDIMLEVGAKEVS, encoded by the coding sequence ATGTCTGAGCTGGGCCGGGACATCTTGATTCATACCGCCGATATGCGGGTCGACTACGGCGACACCACGGCGGTCCACGGGTTGAACCTCGACATCGCCGCGGGTGAGGTCTATGGCCTGATCGGTCCTAACGGCGCGGGCAAGACGAGTACGATCAAGGTGCTGGCAACGCTGCTCGAGCCGACCTACGGCGAGGTATTCATCGGCGGGCACGACACGGCGACCCATGCGGCGGAAGCGCGGGCGGTGTTGGGCTACATGCCCGACCTGGCTCCGGTCTGGGAAGACCTGAAGGTGTGGGAGTTCCTGGATGTGTTTGCCCGGGCGTACGCCGTGAGTCATGCGGACCGTCGTCGGCGGGTGGATGAGGTGCTGGACGTCGTCAGCCTCGAGAGCAAACGCCACGCGATGTCGGGTTCGTTGTCGCGGGGGATGACCCAGCGGCTCGTTCTGGCCAAGACGCTGTTGCACAAGCCCCGGGTGCTATTGCTGGATGAACCGGCGAGCGGGCTGGACCCGATCGCGCGGATCGAGATGCGCGACCTGCTCAAGCGGCTTGCGGCCGAGGGGCGGACGGTGCTGGTGTCGTCGCACATCCTGACGGAGTTGTCGGACTTCTGCAGTTCGATCGGGATCATGGAAAAGGGCCGCATGGTCGTGAACGGGCCGATCGATGAATTGGTTGCGGCCCGACAGACCCACCGGCGGTTTGTCGTGGAGTTGCTGGAGCCCGCGATCCAGTACGAAGGCCCGCTGGCGGAGTTGGACGGCGTGGCAGCGGTCGCATCGTCCGGCGACAACCTCGACCTGGACTTTGCGGGAGACGACCGCGAAGCGTCGCAGCTGTTGGCGGGTTTGGTGGCGAAAGGATTGCCGGTGAAGGGGTTCTACGAGAAGAAACGCGGGGTGGAAGACATCATGCTGGAAGTCGGCGCGAAGGAGGTGTCGTAG